One window from the genome of Pedobacter schmidteae encodes:
- a CDS encoding DUF4345 domain-containing protein, with translation MNTKQKIFSYLGQGLVLLSLLSLVYVSGMAWWNPRAIMALVHEKLTNTDSISSIRGVYGGVGLFVVSVLGYLWSTGLTITMRFLSIFWFLYAASRLLTWVVDGPLGSFGMQWLVIELFLGISCLMLSYLVKTEPVPVPV, from the coding sequence ATGAACACTAAGCAAAAAATATTCAGCTATCTGGGACAGGGATTGGTTCTACTGTCTTTATTAAGTCTGGTCTATGTTTCGGGCATGGCCTGGTGGAATCCAAGAGCGATTATGGCATTGGTACACGAAAAACTTACGAATACCGATTCCATCAGCTCCATCAGGGGAGTTTACGGTGGTGTAGGGCTATTTGTGGTGTCGGTGCTTGGCTACCTTTGGTCTACCGGCTTGACTATCACCATGCGATTCTTATCCATTTTTTGGTTCCTTTACGCTGCTTCAAGACTGCTGACCTGGGTCGTCGACGGCCCACTGGGCTCATTTGGGATGCAGTGGCTTGTGATAGAACTCTTTTTAGGAATTTCTTGCCTGATGTTATCTTATTTAGTCAAAACAGAACCAGTGCCAGTGCCGGTTTGA
- a CDS encoding MFS transporter — translation MFRSLKYRNFKLFFYGQSISLIGTWMQKTAVSWLVYRLTDSAMMLGLVGFVSLIPSLILSPYAGSLIDRHNRYKILLITQVISMLQAGALALLIFLKFYNIPIIIFLSLVQGIINAFDVTCRQSLMVEMVEDKTDLPNAIALNSTMANLARIVGPAIAGVILSTFGEDFCFIGNFVSYAPVLICLLLMRLNITVVPHGQKSIWTELEEGFKYISSDKDLSSMIVMIGISSLFVIPFNTLMPIFAKDLFRGDAGTFSWFESAAGLGSVAAAMYLANLKSANPMMKITIIASIVFGLSLVFLSYSAVLPIALVFMALSGLGMMAQTSSINTYIQTHAIPEMRGRAISYYVMAYQGMIPIGSLLIGWTAHAFGPRLAVCLSGLIGLLATVVFVLYKTRFSGKRATVLMLRS, via the coding sequence ATGTTCAGATCATTAAAGTACCGCAATTTCAAACTCTTCTTTTACGGACAATCCATATCCCTTATTGGGACGTGGATGCAGAAGACGGCTGTAAGCTGGCTGGTGTACAGGCTCACAGATTCGGCCATGATGCTTGGTTTGGTGGGCTTTGTAAGCCTTATCCCTTCGCTAATTTTATCGCCCTATGCAGGAAGCCTGATCGACAGACATAACCGTTATAAAATTTTGCTGATCACCCAGGTGATTTCCATGCTACAGGCCGGCGCCCTGGCATTGTTAATTTTTTTAAAGTTCTATAACATTCCCATTATTATCTTTTTGAGCCTGGTACAAGGCATTATTAATGCTTTTGATGTAACCTGCAGGCAGTCGCTGATGGTAGAAATGGTAGAGGATAAAACAGATTTACCCAATGCCATTGCACTGAATTCTACCATGGCCAATCTGGCACGCATTGTTGGCCCCGCCATAGCCGGGGTTATCCTGAGCACCTTTGGCGAGGACTTTTGTTTTATCGGAAACTTTGTTAGCTATGCTCCGGTTTTGATCTGCCTGTTACTGATGAGACTGAACATTACCGTGGTGCCACATGGGCAAAAAAGCATCTGGACTGAACTGGAGGAGGGCTTTAAATACATTTCCAGTGACAAAGACCTGAGCAGTATGATTGTGATGATTGGCATCAGCAGCCTGTTTGTGATTCCTTTTAATACGCTAATGCCAATTTTTGCCAAAGACTTGTTCAGGGGAGACGCAGGTACCTTTAGTTGGTTTGAAAGTGCAGCTGGACTGGGTTCTGTAGCCGCGGCCATGTACCTGGCCAATCTGAAATCGGCCAACCCCATGATGAAGATTACCATTATTGCCAGCATTGTATTTGGGCTAAGCCTGGTATTTCTTTCCTACTCGGCTGTTTTACCCATTGCACTGGTATTTATGGCCCTGAGTGGTCTTGGAATGATGGCACAAACCTCATCCATTAATACGTATATCCAAACACATGCCATCCCCGAAATGAGGGGCAGGGCCATCAGTTACTACGTAATGGCCTACCAGGGCATGATTCCCATTGGCAGCTTATTGATTGGCTGGACTGCCCATGCCTTTGGCCCACGATTGGCAGTTTGCCTGTCGGGGTTAATAGGCTTGCTGGCCACAGTCGTATTTGTTTTATATAAAACCCGGTTTTCGGGAAAAAGAGCAACGGTGCTGATGTTAAGATCCTAA
- a CDS encoding Crp/Fnr family transcriptional regulator: MKSTPTKEQLKILKENMDQLSPIASEEWDKFSQLWTCIKIPKKKTITRAGEVEPYMYFVLDGLQRIYHLAEDGKEATIIFSYPYSFSGVVDSAMTQTPANYFFETLSGSIFLRAPIDKFLQLTKAHVSIGAFVNLALSYNIKGLLHRLVEIQSLKAEEKFKLFMKRSPHMLQIVPHRYLANYLGIDPTNFSKFINKIII; encoded by the coding sequence ATGAAGTCGACCCCCACTAAAGAACAGTTAAAAATACTGAAGGAAAACATGGACCAGCTGAGTCCTATTGCCAGCGAAGAATGGGATAAATTTAGTCAGTTGTGGACCTGCATCAAGATACCTAAAAAGAAAACAATAACCCGGGCAGGAGAAGTAGAGCCCTACATGTATTTTGTTCTGGATGGGCTTCAGCGAATATATCATTTAGCAGAAGATGGAAAAGAAGCCACCATCATTTTCAGTTATCCATATTCTTTTAGTGGAGTTGTAGATTCGGCAATGACACAAACCCCTGCCAACTATTTTTTCGAAACCCTATCTGGAAGTATATTCCTGAGGGCACCGATAGACAAGTTCCTTCAATTGACCAAAGCACATGTGTCAATTGGAGCCTTTGTAAACCTTGCGCTTTCTTATAACATTAAAGGTTTATTACATCGGTTGGTAGAGATCCAAAGTCTTAAAGCAGAAGAGAAATTCAAACTTTTCATGAAAAGAAGCCCTCACATGCTACAAATTGTACCTCACAGGTACCTGGCCAACTATCTAGGGATTGATCCCACAAACTTCAGCAAGTTCATAAATAAGATCATAATTTAG
- a CDS encoding VOC family protein has product MKTLIPYITINEKCEEALNFYKDCFGGQIIFIQRYSDIDDYQVSQRYKDRVAHAEFRADNIHFYASDGFEGQTETIGSNIALSVSFDSQDDQRKVFEKLKTSGKVTMDFSETSVNSTLVTLTDRYGIHWFLNYDHAK; this is encoded by the coding sequence ATGAAGACTTTAATTCCGTATATCACCATCAACGAAAAGTGTGAAGAAGCATTGAACTTTTATAAAGATTGCTTTGGTGGGCAGATCATATTTATACAAAGATATTCAGATATTGACGATTATCAGGTTTCACAGAGATATAAAGATAGGGTTGCCCACGCAGAGTTCCGTGCAGACAATATTCACTTTTACGCTTCTGACGGCTTTGAGGGGCAGACAGAAACCATAGGAAGTAACATAGCGCTTAGTGTCAGTTTCGACAGCCAGGACGACCAACGAAAAGTCTTTGAAAAATTAAAAACAAGTGGAAAGGTAACAATGGATTTCTCTGAAACTTCTGTAAATTCAACACTTGTGACGCTAACTGACAGATATGGAATACATTGGTTTCTAAATTACGACCACGCGAAATAA